In Flavobacterium hankyongi, the genomic window TGTGGCTTTAAATGCAGTAGCCAATGCCAAACTCCAAGATACTAAGTTAGCGCAAAACATCTATTGGGAACCCGCAGCAGCGGATAATGGTTTGGCTTTGGGTTGCGCTTTTTACGGTTGGCTTCAACATTTAAAAATGTCTAAAATACCTCATAATGGTTCAACCTGTTTTGGAAAAAAATATACTGAAAATGAAGTTGAAAAAGCAATACAAGAAGAGCTGTACAATCATTATCAAATAAGTCATTTTCAAACAGAAGATGAATTATTAAAACATTGTGCTTTAAAAATTAACTTAGGCAAAACAATTGCTTGGTTTCATGCCGAATCAGAATTTGGCCCAAGAGCATTGGGAAGGCGAAGTATTTTAGCACATCCTGGTATAAAAGGGATGAAACAGCACATCAACAGTAATATTAAATTCAGAGAAGATTTTAGACCTTTTGCTCCTGCTGTATTAGAAGAAAAAGTTTCAGAATATTTTGAAAAAGGAAGAAACAGTCCTTACATGATTCTAGTAGATAAAACTCGTGAAGAATTCATAGAAATACTTAAAAACACAACCCATGAAGATGGTTCTGCCAGGGTGCAAACCGTTAATAAACAATGGAATGAGCGTTTCTATAAACTTATTGAATATTTTGAAAAAGAATCAGGAATTCCAATTTTATTAAACACAAGCTTAAACAGACGGGGTATGCCAATGGTAGAAACACCAGAACAAGCAATAACCCTTTTTGAAGAAACAGCACTTGACATTTTGGTCTTGGAGAATTTTGTAATTGAAAAAAATCAACTCGAAATTTAAATTTTTAATCATTTATTGATAATTTTTCAATATAATAGTCGTTTTAACGATTATTTTTGCATTTATATCGATTAAACACACAAACACTTAACTTAATTCATAATTAAATATACTTTTGCGCCCGATTTGATTGAAATTTTTATAACAAAACAAAACCCTTATGTTAAAAAAATTAATACTCGTGAGCGCTGTCTCTTTTACTTTACTATCATTTTACAGAATAGGAAATCCTGTACTTGAAATGGTAAAAGTTGAAGGTGGAACTTTTATGATGGGCTCAAAAGACGATAACCGTGTTGCTGAGAACGACGAACAAAAACAGCACGAAGTAAAATTAAATTCTTTCGAAATTAATAAACTGGAAGTAACTGTTTGGGAATGGAAAGACTATTGCAAAAAAACAAAGAAAAAAATGCCGCAAACTCCAGTTTGGGGCTGGAATGACAATAATCCAGTTACTAATATTACATGGTTTGATGCTGTTGAATATTGCAATTGGTTAAGTAAAGTTGAAGGTTTAAAACAAGCCTATATAGTTGTAGGACCAAATGTAAAATGTGATTTTACGGCAAATGGCTATCGTTTACCAACAGAAGCAGAATGGGAATTTGCTGCTAAAGGTGGAAACAAATCAAAAGGAAATGTTTTTGCTGGGGCAAACAACTCAAATGAAATAGCTTGGTGGATTAAAAATAGTGATAGAAAACCACATTCAGTTGGTACAAAATTACCCAATGAATTAGGTCTACATGATATGAGTGGTAATGTTTGGGAATGGTGTTGGGATTGGTACAACAAAGATTATTACAAAACAGAAGATGGAAATAATCCAAGAGGACCAATACGCGGTGAGAAAAAAGCAGTTCGTGGTGGTTCATGGGACAGCCAAGAAAATTATTTAAGAACTGCAAACAGAATTAGTACTGATCCTAATAAAACGAATGAATTCTACGGATTTAGATTGGCTAGAACTCTTAACTAAAATATCATTAAAACTTTTCTTTCAGATTGATTAAAAAGTTATACTTTTGCACGCAAATTAAAAAAGGAAAAAATGGCAAGTAATAGAACTTTTACTATGATCAAACCGGATGCGGTTGAAAAAGGAAACATCGGTGGAATTTTAAACATGATTACTGAAGGTGGTTTCAGAATCGTTTCTTTAAAATTAACACAGTTAACTGTAGCTGATGCTCAAAAATTTTATGCAGTTCACGCTGAAAGACCATTCTTCGGTGAATTAGTAGAATTCATGACAAGAGGTCCAATCGTAGCTGCTATCTTAGAAAAAGATAACGCTGTTGAAGATTTCCGTACTTTAATCGGAGCTACTAACCCGGCTGATGCAGCTGAAGGGACAATCCGAAAAAAATACGCTACTTCAATTGGAGAAAATGCAGTTCACGGATCTGATTCTGATGAAAATGCAGCAATCGAAGGTGCTTTCCACTTTGCAGGAAGAGAAATGTTCTAATAAAACATACAATATAAAAAAGCCGTTCAATAGAACGGCTTTTTTATTATTTATACTTTTCAAAAATACCCTGAACTACTTCATCAGTTTGGGCAAATCTGACTTTTTTCTCTACTGTTTTTGGTGGCACAACCCTTTCAGCACAATCTAAAATCCTACAAGATTCACAGGTCACCCCTACTTCACGTCTTTTTATCTTTTCATCATTTAAGAAAGCAATTTTAGAAGACGAATTCGGCGTAATCATGATTCCAAAACCAATACTTCTGTAATACCCTTTTCTGAACGGATCTTTAGTCGCCGATGACATCGTAAAATATTCCACTCCGCTATGTGTGTAGGAAGAAATCTGACTGTCAAACAAATGCTCATCATTTACATTCGGGATTTCTTTTATGGTTTTTAACGAAATCCATCTTCTACAATAATGCTCATAACTTTCATTGGCGTGTGGCTCTAATAAATTGGTGATATGTAATTCCTTTGTCAATTTGATATCGCTACGATCTGGCTTGTAACTGAAACGCAAAAAGAATAAGTTTTTAAGATTGAAGTCCTTCGGAAGAATATTAGTAAGACGCTGATAGAAAGTTTCAGGAGAATCAGTATACTCAGCTATTAAACTTTGGAATTCAACGGCATCGAATGTTTTTTTTTCAAAAAAAGTTTTCAGTTTTTTTACCAATGGTTTTCTAGGGATTAGCAAAGCACCTGCAAAATAAGAAGCAAGAAAATTATTCAACACCTGATCGAAACGTTCAAACTTAATCCAAGAGAATGTGTACAATCTATCGGTAATATTCAAAAAGTTGTAGGCAATTTCTTTGGCATAAATAAACATTCGCTGTGACTCGTCTGTTTCAGAAGAAACCAAAAGCGTCTTAGAAGTTGGAACAAAAACAGAGCGGAGATTAATCAATTCCTTATGCTGTGACAATTCTTCATTGTTGA contains:
- a CDS encoding formylglycine-generating enzyme family protein yields the protein MLKKLILVSAVSFTLLSFYRIGNPVLEMVKVEGGTFMMGSKDDNRVAENDEQKQHEVKLNSFEINKLEVTVWEWKDYCKKTKKKMPQTPVWGWNDNNPVTNITWFDAVEYCNWLSKVEGLKQAYIVVGPNVKCDFTANGYRLPTEAEWEFAAKGGNKSKGNVFAGANNSNEIAWWIKNSDRKPHSVGTKLPNELGLHDMSGNVWEWCWDWYNKDYYKTEDGNNPRGPIRGEKKAVRGGSWDSQENYLRTANRISTDPNKTNEFYGFRLARTLN
- a CDS encoding helix-turn-helix domain-containing protein, which codes for MIEEEYIRLIFGLKLKQMRTEKNLSLFGLAKMTGLSKSYLNEIEKGKKYPKRDKILLLAEALESNYDHLVSLKLDKNLAPIGEILQSNILKEIPLELFGIKESDLIDIIAEAPVKVNAFISTLFEIAKHYNLTRESFFLAALRSYQEANNNYFDEIESQVEKFAKAYSIDLNKRLAVSELEEILIEEYGYTINNEELSQHKELINLRSVFVPTSKTLLVSSETDESQRMFIYAKEIAYNFLNITDRLYTFSWIKFERFDQVLNNFLASYFAGALLIPRKPLVKKLKTFFEKKTFDAVEFQSLIAEYTDSPETFYQRLTNILPKDFNLKNLFFLRFSYKPDRSDIKLTKELHITNLLEPHANESYEHYCRRWISLKTIKEIPNVNDEHLFDSQISSYTHSGVEYFTMSSATKDPFRKGYYRSIGFGIMITPNSSSKIAFLNDEKIKRREVGVTCESCRILDCAERVVPPKTVEKKVRFAQTDEVVQGIFEKYK
- a CDS encoding nucleoside-diphosphate kinase, which translates into the protein MASNRTFTMIKPDAVEKGNIGGILNMITEGGFRIVSLKLTQLTVADAQKFYAVHAERPFFGELVEFMTRGPIVAAILEKDNAVEDFRTLIGATNPADAAEGTIRKKYATSIGENAVHGSDSDENAAIEGAFHFAGREMF